In Chloroflexota bacterium, the DNA window CGGCACGTTGTTGAACGTCAAGCCCTTGCTGTCGGTCGTGCGCGGCGAGATCGTTCCGGTCGAAAACGTGCGCACGCTGAAACGCGCGTTGGAACGCCTCGTCGAAATCACGTTAACTTCGGGACCCATTCAAGACCTCGCGGTGATTCACGCCGCCGCGCCGCACTACGCCGATCAACTACACCAAGTGTTAGCCGAAACATTTCCCGAAGATCATATTTTAATGAGCGAGACTGGTCCCGTTCTGGGAACTCACACCGGTCCCGGCTCGGTTGGGATTGCGTGGGTTACCGGCAAGTACTAAGCCCTCCCTCTACCCAATCACAGGAAGCTCTATGTCAAACGTCAAAGTTGTCACCGATAGTCTTGCCGACATCCCTGAGGCACTCGTTAAGGAACTCGATATTGCCATCGTCCCCTGCGTGGTGCGGTTTGGCACACAGGAATTTCAAGATCGCGTCAACTTGATGCCCAGTGAATTTTACCGGCGTCTCGTCAGCAGTCCCGTCCATCCGACCACCGCGCAAGCGCCCCTCGCCTCGTTTCTGGAGACGTACCGCCAGATCGCGCGGACGCACAAGGAAATTCTCTCGATTCACGTCAGCGGCGATTTGAGCGGCACGTTGAACGCCGCGCACGCCGCCGCGCGCCAAACGATGGGCGCGAAGGTCGAAGTGATTGACTCGTGGCAAGCTTCGATGGCGCTGGGCTGGGTCGCGATTCTCGCCGCGCGCGCGGCGCAAGAGGGTCAGTCGTTGCGGCGAATTCGTTCGCTCGTCGAAGATTTGATCCCGCGCACGCACATCATCGCGATGCTCGACACGCTCGAATTCGCGCAACGCGGCGGTCGCCTCGGCAAAGGCGCGGCGTTGCTCGGCGATACGCTCAATGTCAAGCCCTTGCTCTCGGTCGTCAAAGGTCAAGTGTACCCCATCGAAAAAGTTCGCACGACTCAGCGCGCGCTCGAACGCCTCGTCGAAATCGCCATGTCGTCAGGACCTATTCAGAACCTGGCGGTGCTCCATGCCGCCGCGCCAGAGTACGCCGCACGTTTGACCAAACTACTTTCCGGCACCTTTCCCGAACAACAAATCGTCATCAGCGAAGCCGGTCCCGCGCTTGGCGCGCATACCGGTCCAGGCGGCGCGGGCATCGCCTGGGTTTCCGGCAAATACTAGAAATTTTTGATTTTCGATTTTTGATTTTCGATTGCTCAATCGAAAATCAAAAATCCAAAATATCCAGAGGGGTTGATGGCTTTAGCGTTTAGCGATGTCGAAAAGATGCTCGTCAACGAACAAAAGAAACGCGACGATCATTTGGTCATCGGCGGACTCGAATCGTTCATTCACACCTGGATCACCAAGATCAAGCAGGATGGCGAAACCGACAAGCTTGCGCGCGCTGACGCGCTCGCGTTGATTTTGCGCGGGTACGGCAACGCCGATACGAACGCGCGATTCGATATGCTGAACCACGCGCTTTTGGTTCTGCGCGAAGTAACCGCGGACGCGCCCGCGCCGGCGGCAGACGAACTCGCGGACGTTTTCGACGAAGATGAGGACGAGTTCGTGCCCACCCGGCGCGAAGCGTCGAAACCGAAACCGCCTGCGCCGCGTGCGCCGGTCGTCGCCGGGTACGGACTCGATGCGAGCGTATCGCGCCTGCAAAACGTAGGTCCGGCGCACGCGAAGAAATTACAAAAACTGGGCGTCTATACCGTCAACGATTTGTTGTATCTGTTCCCGCGCCGCTATGACGATTTCAGCCATCTGCGCAACATTAGCGAGTTGATGGTCAACGACGAAGTCACCGTTCTGCTCACCGTGTGCGAGTGCTTCACACGCGATACGAAACGCGGTTTGAAAATAACGACGGTCGTGCTTGCCGACATGACCGGCACGATCACGGCAACGTTTTTCAACCAACCGTTCTTGCAACAACAATTCAAAGCGGGTCGTCGCATCGTCGTCAGTGGTCGCGTGTTCAAAGACCTGGGTAAACTCGCGTTCAAACAACCTGAGTGGGAGCCGTTTAGCAAATCCCTGTTGCATACCGCGCGCATCGTGCCGGTTTATCCGCTGACCGAAGGGATCACGAGCCGTTGGTTGCGCCGCTTGGTGAACGACGTCGTCGAGTATTGGGCGTCCAAGGTCGCCGATCCGATGCCGGAACAAATTCGGACACGCGAGAATTTGCTCGACCTGCCCGGCGCGTTGCGCGAAATCCACTTTCCGACGACGCCGGAAAAAATGGAGCGCGCGCGGCGACGTCTGATCCTCGACGAGTTTCTGACGATCCAACTCGGCGTGTTGCAACAGCGGCGCAAATGGCGCGAACAACCGGGCAGGGCGTTGAACGTGGAGCGCCATCGCGTAGACGAATTTCTCGGCAGACTCGCGTTCAAATTGACCGGCGCGCAAACGCGCGTGCTCGAAGAAATTCTCGGCGACATTCAACGCACACAACCGATGAGCCGATTGCTGCAAGGCGATGTCGGCTCCGGCAAAACAGTCGTCGCCGCGGCGGCGATGTTGATCGCCGTCGCGAACGGTGCGCAAGCCGCGTTGATGGCGCCAACCGAAATTTTGGCGGAGCAACATTTCAAAACCTTGTCCAAGGTTTTCGCCGAGTTGCCCACGGCGCGCGCGCCGCGCGTCGCGCGGCTCACCGGCAGTATGAAGAATCGCGAGAAGGAAGATGCGCGCACACAAATCGCGGCGGGCGAAGTGGACATCGCGGTGGGCACGCACGCGTTGATTCAAGAGAGCGTCGAGTTTCGCGACCTGGCGCTCGCGGTAATTGACGAGCAACACCGCTTTGGCGTCGAGCAACGCGCGATGATTCGCGCGAAGGGGTACTCGCCGCACATCGTCGTGATGAGCGCGACGCCGATCCCGCGCACGCTCGCGCTGACGCTCTACGGCGATCTCGACCTGTCTGTGATTGACGAGCTACCGCCGGGACGCCAGGCGATCCAGACCAAGTGGCTCGAACCGCTCGAACGCGAACGCGCGTACGGATTCATCCGGGGTCACATCAACCAAGGACGGCAGGCATTCGTCATTTGCCCGCTCATCGAAGAATCGGAAGCGATTGACGCCAAAGCCGCGGTCGAAGAGTACGAACGATTACGCACCCAGATTTACCCGGACTTGCGCATCGGCTTGATTCACGGTAAACTGCGCCCGGCGGAAAAAGACGAAACGATGAACGCGTTTCGCGATCATCAAATTGACGTTCTCGTCGCCACCTCGGTCGTCGAAGTCGGCATTGACGTGCCGAACGCGACGGTGATGTTGATCGAAGGCGCGGATCGTTTCGGACTCGCGCAACTGCATCAATTTCGCGGGCGCGTCGGACGCGGAGGGCATGAATCGTTCTGTCTGTTGCTCGCCGAGAAAAAAGAAAGCGCCAGCGACGAACGGTTGCGCGTGATCGAGTCCACGCAAAACGGTTTCCTTCTCGCCGAAGAGGATTTGAAACTACGCGGACCCGGCGAATTTTTTGGCTTGCGCCAATCGGGCTTGCCGGACTTGAAGATCGCGAAACTGAGCGACGCGAAATTGCTGGAAGAAGCGCGCGCGCTCGCGCAAGAAATTTTCGACCGCGATCCGGAATTGCGCGCGCCGGAACATCACTTGCTTGCGCAACGCGTCAAGGATTTTTGGAAAGGCAAAGGAGACCTGAGTTGACCACCGCGATCTATCCCGGCTCATTCGACCCGATTCACAACGGGCACATTGATATCGCCACCCGCGCCGCGCGCTTGTTCGACAAGTTGATCTGGGCGGTGTACGATCGTCCCTTGAAAAACTTGATGTTCACGACCGACGAACGCGTCGCGTTGATGCGCCAAGCCGTCGCCGACATTCCCAACATCGAAGTGATGCCCTATCACGGTCTCACCGTCGAGTTCGCGCACAAGAT includes these proteins:
- a CDS encoding DegV family protein translates to MSNVKVVTDSLADIPEALVKELDIAIVPCVVRFGTQEFQDRVNLMPSEFYRRLVSSPVHPTTAQAPLASFLETYRQIARTHKEILSIHVSGDLSGTLNAAHAAARQTMGAKVEVIDSWQASMALGWVAILAARAAQEGQSLRRIRSLVEDLIPRTHIIAMLDTLEFAQRGGRLGKGAALLGDTLNVKPLLSVVKGQVYPIEKVRTTQRALERLVEIAMSSGPIQNLAVLHAAAPEYAARLTKLLSGTFPEQQIVISEAGPALGAHTGPGGAGIAWVSGKY
- the recG gene encoding ATP-dependent DNA helicase RecG, yielding MALAFSDVEKMLVNEQKKRDDHLVIGGLESFIHTWITKIKQDGETDKLARADALALILRGYGNADTNARFDMLNHALLVLREVTADAPAPAADELADVFDEDEDEFVPTRREASKPKPPAPRAPVVAGYGLDASVSRLQNVGPAHAKKLQKLGVYTVNDLLYLFPRRYDDFSHLRNISELMVNDEVTVLLTVCECFTRDTKRGLKITTVVLADMTGTITATFFNQPFLQQQFKAGRRIVVSGRVFKDLGKLAFKQPEWEPFSKSLLHTARIVPVYPLTEGITSRWLRRLVNDVVEYWASKVADPMPEQIRTRENLLDLPGALREIHFPTTPEKMERARRRLILDEFLTIQLGVLQQRRKWREQPGRALNVERHRVDEFLGRLAFKLTGAQTRVLEEILGDIQRTQPMSRLLQGDVGSGKTVVAAAAMLIAVANGAQAALMAPTEILAEQHFKTLSKVFAELPTARAPRVARLTGSMKNREKEDARTQIAAGEVDIAVGTHALIQESVEFRDLALAVIDEQHRFGVEQRAMIRAKGYSPHIVVMSATPIPRTLALTLYGDLDLSVIDELPPGRQAIQTKWLEPLERERAYGFIRGHINQGRQAFVICPLIEESEAIDAKAAVEEYERLRTQIYPDLRIGLIHGKLRPAEKDETMNAFRDHQIDVLVATSVVEVGIDVPNATVMLIEGADRFGLAQLHQFRGRVGRGGHESFCLLLAEKKESASDERLRVIESTQNGFLLAEEDLKLRGPGEFFGLRQSGLPDLKIAKLSDAKLLEEARALAQEIFDRDPELRAPEHHLLAQRVKDFWKGKGDLS